In the Arachis ipaensis cultivar K30076 chromosome B04, Araip1.1, whole genome shotgun sequence genome, aaataaatcttaatttaaaatattgacaattaattaattaaagtttCACACGTTTTTTGAATTAAAGATAGTTAGTTTTCAGGTCTGCTATAAATAAAAAGGTTTTTTGGCAAACAAATTCAGACAAATTCAAACAAGTTAATTCCAATCCAATAAAATTCACTTATATAAATTGTGTGTAAAATTACGtcgtttttttgtgttttttttttcgcGTTCTTCCTTCAACGTTTGTATCCCGcgttccttctccttcttctcctcctttgcgttcttcttttttttttttttcgcattttttcttcttcttcctcacgtGTTTCATCATCTTCGTCGTTCTTTTTATTGATTTTatattattatgtatttttttctttgttatttgatttttttctccaaaaaagaattataaaaaaatgaaataagaagatgaaaaagTAGTAGAAGATAAAGCGAAagaagatgaagagttttgaattatgcagaacttatcagaataaaaatacaataaaattttttaacaataacacataaattttttagtttttacactaaaattttgctacaaaatgcacaaaaaatttttcttctttttttttcttatttctttctttcttttaattggatgaatataagttcatcattttccaagtaattttgcaacattatgtgtttcttctttttctttatttgattttttttgtttttattcttgttaagagagtaaaacaagaagaaacttgagaaggtaaaataagaaggaaaagatgaataagaaaaaaaaaagataatgatgatgatgaaaaagaagcagcagaagatgaggatgagaaagaggaagagttttgagttATGCAGAACTTATCTGAATAAAAATACATtgaaatttcttagtttttataCCAAAATTTTACTACAAaaacacaaatattttttttaatgctgcatttttcttctttttttctttatttctttctttcttttagtcgaatcaatgtaagttcatcctcttccaagtaattgcAGCATTctgtgtttcttctttttctttgtttgattttttttgtttttgttcttattaaaagagtaaaaaagaaaaaatctgataaggtaaaacaagaagaaaaagatgaataagaaaaaaagatgatgatgaaaaagaaaaagaagcagaaaaagatgaagaggaaaaagaggaagaATTTTAAATTAGGTAGAACTtgttagaataaaaatacaccgaaattttttaacaataacacataaatttcttagtttttacacCAAAATTTAGCTACAAACcttaattaactaaaaaatgcaccaaaattacttaataattGCGACACACAAACTCAGTTTAAAATCAACACACAAAAATGATTGAATTATCAATAAAAGCACatccaaatcaattttggatcagGTAACGTCATCAATATGACAAAAGTTCTACGATAacgataacaataacaataacgacAATAACGATAACGACAATATGTATAAGAAGAACACATCGATGACTATAacgatgatgatcatgatgatgaagatgatagaGGAGaatgagaaaaaggaaagaggagaagaaattccaatgaaaaaaaaaaggaggaaaaaGAGGAAGAGAAGGAGGTGGTGTTAATGACGacgataacaaaagaaaaaaataacgaaaaaaaaagggaaaaaaaaagaagacgaAGTATTAAATATGACAAAGAAAATATGCAGCAGAGGCACAAAGAAAAATATGCGTACATGAGTGTAAATGATTTGTATGTAGAGATTAATTCCTTAGTTTTACTAGTAAATCTTACACAATTAAATATTTATGTACACTAAATTTTTTACATTAATTATGCATTGAAGTTAACTTACTTGGATTAAGTCATTTATTTAAGAACCAATGATTAGCTGTGGAAATGTTTCATGACCAAGTTATGAATAAATTTTAGATCTTTTAGTTGAAAAAAGAAAATCAGCTAATGTGATAATAAGACACATTTATCTACTAGATATTATTTATAATGatgcaaaaatatataattaaagtaCTGTAAAAAGCACAAACTATTCTTACACATACAATGTCaacgagttataactcaaatgacataatctctctATACTCACTTAAGAGGTTGCGAGTTTGAGTTTCTCTATCttcgataaaaaaaaaattcttacacatacaatacataaaaaataaaaaattaatctaacaaataaatgaataagtagaaaaaattaatttttaattagttaataaattaacttttttttataaaattactttttattttttttttaaattaggatttaagattaaaatttagaataataatttaattttaatgtactgtTAGTGTAAAATCACTTTATACGTATATCTAATCACATTGCGTTCGTATTagcaaaaataactatttttataTTCACCTTGTAAATAGTCAATAAAAAACGATTGTAATTATATTACTGTGTAAAACGTTTTACAATATTAATGTATTAAAATGAaacttttagaataaaaaataatttaagttttaaatgatattaacaaaaaaaaattaacttcctAACTAAAgtctaaataaataaatttgtacATGTATTTTTTNNNNNNNNNNNNNNNNNNNNNNNNNNNNNNNNNNNNNNNNNNNNNNNNNNNNNNNNNNNNNNNNNNNNNNNNNNNNNNNNNNNNNNNNNNNNNNNNNNNNNNNNNNNNNNNNNNNNNNNNNNNNNNNNNNNNNNNNNNNNNNNNNNNNNNNNNNNNNNNTTCTTATCATGTGTCTTTTGTAAAAATTCCTCCTTAGCTAGCAGCACCTCTTCACTGCCCATGAATTTCAATTCATTTCTCtaactcttttcttttttttctttttctttaagctTCATTCTCCTTTCACTTacttcataataataataatattaatccatttcTTCCATTTCCAACAAAATCTTTTTGTTGGAGTAGTGCTTCATAGTTCAAAGTTCAAACCTTGTTACTGCTTCTGAAAAATTTGAGGAACGATAAACAAGAAGTGTCAATTTCATGTTTCTGGAATCAGAAACTTGGAATCATTCTTTGGTTCTCTCATAAAAAAAAGGGTGTTTGTGAATTTCATGTTTGGTTCTGCCATTCtagacctttttttttttctctcttttattttcttttttcttttttattctttatttatttttttccccAAGCTAATTGTTATGCTGGATAAGATAGCATCTTTATTTAGTTTCTCATCATATTTTGGTATTTTCAGGAACTGTACTTCATAATTTCTCTTTTGGTGAAATAGTTCTCTGAGTTTGTGGAGATTCTGTGGATTTGACAGTGTTTTTTTTCCTCTCTCTCTTTGATACAAGTCATAGGCACTACCAGTTGGAACTGTTGATAGTAATAAAATTGAGTGGGGAACTGTTGTTGGATGAGTTTGCTCCATGTTGTTGGGTTTGGTCTAAAAGTAGGGCATCTACTTTGGGTGCCATGTTGCTTGATTGTGTCTTTCATTTACCTCAACTGGTTCAATTGCAATCTTGGAATTAATCATAACCATAATTGTAGTAACAATAACAAGTGGAAGATGGGTTTTCTTGGAGATTATGATGGAAAGGTTTGGCTCAATAATTGGTGGGAGAAGAACTTGGGGAACACTTGTAAACAATACTATTACAAGTATAAGATGTTGAGGAGATCCTGGTGGAGGAAGCTCTGGCATGCTTATGTGgttttttggattgtgatttcgtCCTCGAGGTTCTTGCATATGAGCTCGGAGGCTACTGAGAAGAGGAAGGAAAGTCTTGTTAGCTTGTGTGATGAAAGGGCAAGGATGCTGCAGGATCAGTTTAATGTTAGTATGAACCATATTCAGGCTATGTCCATTTTGATCTCCACTTTTCACCATGCCATGGACCCTTCTGCGATCGATCAGGTACTCGATCTCAATAGTAGTTTGCTATTTTGGCTTCCCTTTTTAAGTtagatttgtttatttattttattcaagtAGGTAAATCTCTTAAGAGCTGGAACAGGTCTATTTTTGGTAAAGTTGCATTTGGTTAGAAATGCATGGTCTTAGTGGAAGAACACTAATGTCTTCGTCTTCGGTGTCTTTGTCTTAGGGTCCTGTCCCACCCTCTCCCAGTTCCAAATGCAGCCTGAATGTCTCAGAACACAAAAGACAGAGACAAGAGACATGGAGGTTATCTATGTCTCTCTGTTTTTGGTGTCCACAATTATTTGGATGAAAAAAACTGGACAAAATTTTATCACATAATAGACACAATTCTGCTGTTTCTGTATTTATTATCTCCTTTATCAAATTTGTGTCCTCGCATTTTTGTATTTCTTTCCTAAGACAGTTACCAAAGGAGGACTAATTGATGGTAAGTTCTTTGTTAAAAACTCAATCTAACTTGTGACAGCTCTGCAGAAAACTTTTGCCAGGTATACGGAAAGAACTGCTTTCGAGAGGCCCCTTACGAGTGGTGTCGCATATGCTGTAAGGGTGCTCCATTCCGAAAGGGAACAATTCGAAAAGCAGCAAGGGTGGACTATTAAGAGGATGGATACCCTGGAACAAAACCCGGTTCAAGAGGATGATTTCGCCTTAGAGGCATTGGAGCCATCCCCTATTCAGGAAGAATATGCTCCTGTCATCTTTGCCCAGGAAACAATCAAACATGTAATTTCTGTTGATGTGCTTTCTGGAAAGGTAACTTTCTCTTACCATCTCTTAAATGTAACTGCTTCAATTTATacatttttattatgtttaaagTTTAAAACATCTATAGCTAACTATGAAATCTGTTAATAGAAGTTTGACACTATCAAACATGATCAACTATTTATTTATGTAAAGCATTTCACTCTTAATTTCATGGCAATGTATTGAATAGTAATAATGTACAAACTCGTACTCTTAAATCCATCGGTCATTAATGATGTCTTGAGAAAACATGTTGAAAATGGTTATGGAACTTGGCCTTTTTAAAGAAACATGAAGTATCTTGTATTAAATGCATTTAATTACTTGACCAAGtaggatttatttatttatttgtcaaaGGATTTACCTAAAGTGTTTACAGTTATTTAAATGTACCTTGTTAAGGCTATTTATGTTGGAAAGTTTTGATTGTTTTTGTACATTTAACACCTCAACAAGTGGCCCTACCTAAACCCTTTTACTTTGTGAAATGATTAAAAGCAATGAAAAATTAAGgaggtttttaattttttattccaaTTTATGTTCTGACAGAGAGTGCACCAAACATTTAATGTTGCAAGAGTGaatgggagagagaaagaaaaaaaaaaaaaaactcaatattAATTTAGTTTAAATAAATGCCATTAAGTAATTCTTTGGTTTTAGTTACTAGTGTCTTAAACACTTGTTAACTTATTCCCAAAACTATTTATGCTCCAACATTGATACTTTTTCAATTATCTTTCTCTCCCTATTCTTTCATCTCCATGAGTTGATACTTTATAGAGTATAGAGAATTGAATAGTATAACTTTGTGGACATCAGAATGCTTAACTGTTACTGATTGTTCACGTTTGATGTTTTCGATATATGGCTATCAAATTTGAAGTTATTCACTTGTTCATCTACAGGAAGACCAGGAAAACGTGTTGCGTGCAAGAGAGTCAGGCAAAGGAGTCTTAACTGCTCCCTTCAGGCTGCTCAAAACAAATCGTCTAGGCGTTATCCTCACATTTGCTGTATACAAGAAAGAACTTCCATCAAATGCAACCCCAGATGAAAGGATTCAAGCAACTGATGGGTGTGTACTTAAATTTTTTGTACATTCAATGTGTTTGAACACTTACAAGTCTTATTCTTTTTCAATGAAACAATTCCAGTTTTATAAAACTTAAAGGGGTTCCCTTGGATTAGTGAAACACTTACCATAGTTTACGTCATTCGAGTTCGGTAATTAAGAGTTTCGAAGCAACTTTTACACTGGGGACTGAATAATGAATTTGAGAGCACAATTCATACTGCATTTGACTTGCGAGAGAAGCTTTCTAATGTTTTCTATTAATTCCTGTGAAGGTATCTTGGAGGGGTCTTTGACATCGAGTCATTAGTGGAAAAATTACTTCAGCAACTTGCTAGCAAGCAGTCAGTCATTGTTAATGTTTATGATACTACAAATCATACCGATCCTATCGCCATGTATGGTTCAGATGTATTAGGTGATGAATTCTACCATGTCAGCACTCTCAACTTTGGAGATCCCTTCAGGAAGCATGAGATGCACTGCAGGTAACATATGTTGCCAAATGAgttttatatgttatcttataCGACGTGGTTTAATGCCATTTGGCATATTGATCTTACAAAGCTTGCAGTTTAGAGGTCTCTTTTTTGGAGTTAGTTGTTTATTATTTTGgtgtattatattatttttgaCATTATTGAGATGTGAAATTAGTCATAGACTTGAACTATGCCTGAAATCCAGTTTGATGCCGACACAGGTTCAAACAGAAACCACCGTGGCCATGGGAGGCAATACATTCATCAGTTGGCATGCTTGTTATTGCAGTCCTTATTGGTTATATTCTCTATGCCACTGTGAATCGAATGTTCATTTCCGAGGATAATTACAATGAGCAGATGGAGCTTAAAAAACGTGCCCAGGCAGCTGATGTTGCAAAATCTCAGGTATGAGACTTTTTCTGACTGATATTATAACTTGCTTATCCTTAACTTATACTGATCATTTGGGAGGCCTAATTGATGATTGACACTGCAGTTTCTCGCCACTGTTTCCCATGAGATCCGAACACCAATGAATGGTGTCTTAGGTGAGTTGAACTCTTGACCCTGTTGTCCTTTGCTAGTATAATTTCACACAAGCCCTGTCTTCTTATTTTAGTATAACTTGATAAAAGAGAGTGGTGTTCATCATCTGTGAGTGACTTTGTTCTATAATTGGATTTCAGGGATGTTGAATATGCTTATGGACACAGATCTGGATGTAACACAACAGGAGTATGTCAGAACAGCACAGGGTAGTGGAAAAGCTCTTGTATCCCTTATAAATGAGGTTTTGGACCAGGCAAAGATTGATTCCGGTAAGCTAGAGCTGGAGGCAGTGGTGTTTGACTTACGGGCGATTTTGGATGATGTGTTGTTACTATTTTCTGAGAAGTCTCAAGGGAAAGGAGTAGAGGTAAAATTATTTCTCTTTGATATGATGGAAGTTTCAATTATTGCATTTCTAATTATAACATGATCGATTTTGGTGGAGCACAGTTGGCAGTATATGTCTCGGATGAGGTTCCGGAACAACTCATAGGTGATCCTGGAAGGTTTAGACAAATAATTACAAATCTCATGGGCAACTCTATTAAGGTATGTCTATAGGGATAGATGTTAGATTGACTTATACACATGCTTATGGTCTCAAAATGACAGTTGTTTGTTTGGCAGTTCACGGAAAAAGGGCATATCTTTGTTACCATCCATCTTGTTGAGGAGGTTGTTCATTCAATAGAAGTTGAGCCGCAATCAACCTCAAAAGATACCTTAAGTGGTTACCCGGTTGCTGATATTCGTCGGAGCTGGGAAGGATTCAAGGCTTTCAGCCAAGAGGGACCTCTTGGTTCTTTTTCTTCGCCGTCAAGCGAGCTTGTCAATCTGATTGTATCTGTTGAGGATACTGGAGTAGGTATTCCTCTCGAGGCACAGTCCCGTATATTCACTCCTTTCATGCAAGTAGATCCATCCATCTCCCGAAAACATGGGGGAACCGGGATTGGTCTAAGCATTAGTAAGTGTTTGGTTGGACGTATGAATGGAGAAATTGGGTTTGTGAGCATACCCAACATAGGTTCCACTTTCACATTTACTGCTGTCTTCACAAATGGATCTCCCAATTCAAAGGAGGGTAGAAGTCAGCCAATCAACAACCAGCCTCATCTTGCCTCCTCGGAATTCCATGGCACGAATGCCTTAGTTATCGACCCCAGACCCATTCGAGCTAAAGTGTCAAGATATCACCTCCAACGTCTTGACATTCGTGTCGAATTAGTCTCAGATTTGGATCAAGGTTTGTCCCTCATAACCAATGGGAATTCACCAATTAGTATTGTTTTCATTGAGCAGGAGGTCTGGGATAGAGATTCGAGCATTTCGTCGCACTTCGTCAACAATACTAGAAAAGTTGACCCTCCTAAGCTATTCATTCTTGTTAATTCCAATAGTTCTTTTAGAGCAAGTTCTGTAAATTCTGGTGATCCTTTTCCAGTTGTCATCACAAAACCTCTAAAAGCAAGTATGCTAGCTGTGACATTGCAAAGAGCCATGGGCGTTGGGAACAGAGGGAACACTCGAAATGTGGAGCTCCCTAGTTTATCTCTCCATCATCTTCTTCGAGGGAGAAGGATTTTAGTAGTAGACGACAACAGTGTGAACCGCACCGTGGCAGCCGGTGCCTTGAAAAAATATGGAGCTGATGTGGTTTGTATAAGCAGTGGAAAAGATGCCGTTGCCAAGCTGAATCCACCCCATCAATTCGATGCCTGTTTCATGGATATCCAAATGCCAGAAATGGATGGGTATGCAACCTTACAGATGAAATATATGAATAGtaaaaataatacttttctaaataaTTCTTCGTTTCTTTCCTAAACTCTTTGTATCATGGTAACATTAACTACTATTTTTATTTGACAATTATGCTAATATACAATTCTTTTGTGGCAGCTTTGAAGCTACGAGACGAATTCGAGAGTTGGAAGCATCGATGGACGGTGATGGTAATAATTCAAAGTTGCATGTTCCCATTTTGGCTATGACAGCGGACGTGATGCAGGCAACAAATGAGGAATGCCTAAAAACTGGGATGGATGGATATGTTTCAAAGCCCTTTGAAGCTGAGCAACTTTATAGAGAAGTTTCGCGGTTTTTCCCACCTTCATGAAAACAGATCGAAACCGGTGGAAACTGGAAGCATCTGCCACGTGTTCTCCAGGACACACTTTGTGCATAAATAACTTCTCATGTATCCTGAGAGTAAGTTTTTCTGCATTAAGCTCACTATTTTCTTGAAGATCCTTGGTTTTAAAGGTATTGATTCTTTCGCAGGGAGTGTACATAGGAGCCAAGTTTGATTCGTCGCAATTGGGTTTTAGAATTGGTTGTGAAGGTATCAAAACTCGTTGATTCTTCAATGTAAAGTATTAACTTCCATCCATGGCATCATCTCGATCTTCGTGTTATGTATGTAGCAATAAGAATCCTACTTGTAAACTTATTATAGTTTTAATACATCACGTGTGTATATAGATAGAGATTTGATTCAAGATGAGAGAAGGAAATTTTAGGTTCTTAGTGACAAAAGGTGGTTTAAGTGCACACCATAATAGCTCATCAATGGTGGCGTATGACCGTGCCGGATTCCGGCGTCAAAGATTTGTAATTGATATATGAGGAGTGCAGGGGGAcagtaacttttgtgttttgtaaccatcaattgatcatcaatagtgtttttaatggtgtgagattacatcgaATAGTCAGAGATCActtacttttcttttgatggttaagtgctggtcac is a window encoding:
- the LOC107638278 gene encoding histidine kinase 3 isoform X1; this translates as MSLLHVVGFGLKVGHLLWVPCCLIVSFIYLNWFNCNLGINHNHNCSNNNKWKMGFLGDYDGKVWLNNWWEKNLGNTCKQYYYKYKMLRRSWWRKLWHAYVVFWIVISSSRFLHMSSEATEKRKESLVSLCDERARMLQDQFNVSMNHIQAMSILISTFHHAMDPSAIDQKTFARYTERTAFERPLTSGVAYAVRVLHSEREQFEKQQGWTIKRMDTLEQNPVQEDDFALEALEPSPIQEEYAPVIFAQETIKHVISVDVLSGKEDQENVLRARESGKGVLTAPFRLLKTNRLGVILTFAVYKKELPSNATPDERIQATDGYLGGVFDIESLVEKLLQQLASKQSVIVNVYDTTNHTDPIAMYGSDVLGDEFYHVSTLNFGDPFRKHEMHCRFKQKPPWPWEAIHSSVGMLVIAVLIGYILYATVNRMFISEDNYNEQMELKKRAQAADVAKSQFLATVSHEIRTPMNGVLGMLNMLMDTDLDVTQQEYVRTAQGSGKALVSLINEVLDQAKIDSGKLELEAVVFDLRAILDDVLLLFSEKSQGKGVELAVYVSDEVPEQLIGDPGRFRQIITNLMGNSIKLFVWQFTEKGHIFVTIHLVEEVVHSIEVEPQSTSKDTLSGYPVADIRRSWEGFKAFSQEGPLGSFSSPSSELVNLIVSVEDTGVGIPLEAQSRIFTPFMQVDPSISRKHGGTGIGLSISKCLVGRMNGEIGFVSIPNIGSTFTFTAVFTNGSPNSKEGRSQPINNQPHLASSEFHGTNALVIDPRPIRAKVSRYHLQRLDIRVELVSDLDQGLSLITNGNSPISIVFIEQEVWDRDSSISSHFVNNTRKVDPPKLFILVNSNSSFRASSVNSGDPFPVVITKPLKASMLAVTLQRAMGVGNRGNTRNVELPSLSLHHLLRGRRILVVDDNSVNRTVAAGALKKYGADVVCISSGKDAVAKLNPPHQFDACFMDIQMPEMDGFEATRRIRELEASMDGDGNNSKLHVPILAMTADVMQATNEECLKTGMDGYVSKPFEAEQLYREVSRFFPPS
- the LOC107638278 gene encoding histidine kinase 3 isoform X2; its protein translation is MSLLHVVGFGLKVGHLLWVPCCLIVSFIYLNWFNCNLGINHNHNCSNNNKWKMGFLGDYDGKVWLNNWWEKNLGNTCKQYYYKYKMLRRSWWRKLWHAYVVFWIVISSSRFLHMSSEATEKRKESLVSLCDERARMLQDQFNVSMNHIQAMSILISTFHHAMDPSAIDQKTFARYTERTAFERPLTSGVAYAVRVLHSEREQFEKQQGWTIKRMDTLEQNPVQEDDFALEALEPSPIQEEYAPVIFAQETIKHVISVDVLSGKEDQENVLRARESGKGVLTAPFRLLKTNRLGVILTFAVYKKELPSNATPDERIQATDGYLGGVFDIESLVEKLLQQLASKQSVIVNVYDTTNHTDPIAMYGSDVLGDEFYHVSTLNFGDPFRKHEMHCRFKQKPPWPWEAIHSSVGMLVIAVLIGYILYATVNRMFISEDNYNEQMELKKRAQAADVAKSQFLATVSHEIRTPMNGVLGMLNMLMDTDLDVTQQEYVRTAQGSGKALVSLINEVLDQAKIDSGKLELEAVVFDLRAILDDVLLLFSEKSQGKGVELAVYVSDEVPEQLIGDPGRFRQIITNLMGNSIKFTEKGHIFVTIHLVEEVVHSIEVEPQSTSKDTLSGYPVADIRRSWEGFKAFSQEGPLGSFSSPSSELVNLIVSVEDTGVGIPLEAQSRIFTPFMQVDPSISRKHGGTGIGLSISKCLVGRMNGEIGFVSIPNIGSTFTFTAVFTNGSPNSKEGRSQPINNQPHLASSEFHGTNALVIDPRPIRAKVSRYHLQRLDIRVELVSDLDQGLSLITNGNSPISIVFIEQEVWDRDSSISSHFVNNTRKVDPPKLFILVNSNSSFRASSVNSGDPFPVVITKPLKASMLAVTLQRAMGVGNRGNTRNVELPSLSLHHLLRGRRILVVDDNSVNRTVAAGALKKYGADVVCISSGKDAVAKLNPPHQFDACFMDIQMPEMDGFEATRRIRELEASMDGDGNNSKLHVPILAMTADVMQATNEECLKTGMDGYVSKPFEAEQLYREVSRFFPPS